In Gadus chalcogrammus isolate NIFS_2021 chromosome 11, NIFS_Gcha_1.0, whole genome shotgun sequence, a single window of DNA contains:
- the ubr5 gene encoding E3 ubiquitin-protein ligase UBR5 isoform X2: MTSIHFVVHPLPGTEDQLNDRLREVSEKLNKYNCNSHPHLSVLEQSTLKQCVVGPNHAGFLLEDGRVCRISFAVQPDRLELSKPEGSDGSKLNSGSGTGRSSRPGRTSDPPWFLSGSDTLGRLAGNTLGSRWSSGVNGGSGGGGSGGGGSGAGGAGGGGSSGGGGGGGGGSSGGGGGTSGRSSTAARDSRRQTRVIRTGRDRGSGLLGSQPQPVIPASVIPEELISQAQVVLQGKSRSVIIRELQRTNLDVNLAVNNLLSRDDEDGDDGDDTASESYLPGEDLMSLLDADIHSAHPSVIIDADAMFSEDISYFGYPSFRRSSLSRLGSSRERDSELLRERESVLRLRERRWLDGASFDTERGSTSREGEPSLDKKSIPVQSPVSLGEELQWWPDKDGVKFVSIGALFSELVAISSKGELYQWKWSEPEPYRNTQNPSVHHPRVSFLGLANEKITLLSANSIRATVATETNKVATWVDDTLSTVASKLEHSAQTFPELQGERIVSLHCCALYTCAQLENSLYWWGVVPFSQRKKMLEKARAKNKKPKSSAGISSIPNITVGTQVCLRNNPLYHAGAVAFSVNAGIPKVGVLLESVWNMNDSCRFQLRSPESLKNMEKTAKTQEIKAESKSELVKTEMGPPPSPASTCSDTSSIASSASLPYKRRRSTPAPKEEEKVNEEQWPLKEVVFVEDVKNVPVGKAAQVLKVDGAYVAVKFPGTSSSVSSQATAVAADSDPSSLLQDCRLLRIDELQVVKTGGTPKVPDCFQRTPKKLCIPEKAEILAVNVDSKGVHAVLKTGSWVRYCIFDLATGKAEQENNFPTSNLAFLGQSERNVGIFTAGQESPIILRDGNGTIYPMAKDCMGGIRDPDWLDLPPIASLGMGVHSLANLPSNSTIKKKAAIIIMAVEKQTLMQHVLRCDYEACRQYLVNLEQAFLLDQSGQALGSLLGHRCDGNRNILHAAVSVCFPVSNKETKEEEEAERSERNTFAERLSAVEAIANAISVVSSNSSGNRTGSSSSRGLRLREMMRRSLRAAGLGRHESGPSSSDHQDPVSPPIAPPSWVPDPPPMDPDGDIDFILAPAVGSLTTAATGTSQGPSTSTVPGPSSEPSVVESKDRKANAHLILKLMCDSVVLRPHLRELLSAKDARGMTPFMLAVSGRAYPAAITVLEAAQKMAKVGDPGIVEKEDADSVFMEMICPSGTNPDDSPLYVLCCNDTCSFTWTGAEHINQDIFECRTCGLLESLCCCTECARVCHKGHDCKLKRTSPTAYCDCWEKCKCKTLIAGQKAARLDLLYRLLTTTDLVTTPNSRGEHILLFLVQTVARQSVEHCQYRPPRIREDRNRKAANAEDSDMPDHDLEPPRFAQLALERVLQDWNALKSMIMFGSQENKDPLSASSRIAHLLPEEQVYLNQQSGTIRLDCFTHCLIVKCAPDITFIDTLLGTLVKELQNKYTPGRRDEAIAVTRRFLRSVARVFVILSVEMASSKKKNNFIPQPIGKCRRVFQALLPYAVEELCNVAESLIVPVRMGIARPTAPFTLASTSIDAVQGSEELFSVEPLPPRPSPDQSSSSSQTASSYIIRNPQPRRSSQSQPVRGRDEEQDDIVSADVEEVEVVEGVAGEEDHHDDQEEQGEENAEAEGQHDEHDEDGSDMELDLLAAAETESDSESNHSNQDNASGRRSVVTAATAGSEAGSRVSLAFPIFGASSVPAFFSEDDSQSNDSSDSDSSSSQSDDVEQETFLLDEPLERTTSASHANSAAQAPRSMQWAVRNAPSQRAAGNGLPNTSTPAGTRVSSSTGLIYIDPSNLRRSSAISSSAAAAAALEASNSSSYLTSASSLARAYSIVIRQISDLMSLIPKYNHLVYSQYPAAVKLTYQDAVSLQNYVEDKLIPTWNWMVSIMDSTEAQLRYGSALSSAGDPGHPSHPLHASQHSARRERLTAREEASLRTLEGRRRAATLLTARQGMMSARGDFLNYALSLMRSHNDEHSDVLPVLDVCSLKHVAYVFQALIYWIKAMNQQTTLETPQMDRKRNREILELGLDNEDSEHENDDDTNQSSTLQDKDDDPVPAETGQNHPFFRRSDSMTFLGCIPPNPFEVPLAEAIPLADQPHLLQPNARKEDLFGRPSQGLYSSSYMATKGLAEASMDRNCLEVNMGSSVPSSSQILPTKMSYSANLKNVMSMETGQRGPEDHLAAAQELEAPKPGPSPHDLAAQLKSSLLAEIGLTESEGPPLPSFRYVPSVVVGGGLQVSSCKSLSVMTIHNVICM; the protein is encoded by the exons GCTCCGTGAAGTCTCAGAGAAACTCAACAAATACAACTGCAACAG TCATCCACACCTCAGTGTTCTGGAACAGTCCACTTTGAAACAATGTGTGGTTGGACCAAACCATGCTGGATTTCTGCTCGAG GACGGACGTGTGTGTCGAATCAGCTTTGCTGTCCAGCCCGATCGCTTGGAGCTCAGCAAACCGGAAGGGAGCGATGG TTCAAAGTTGAACAGTGGTTCAGGGACAGGAAGGAGCTCCAGGCCAGGCAGGACCAGTGATCCACCCTGGTTTCTGTCTGGTTCTGACACACTGGGCAGACTGGCAGGCAACACCCTTGG GAGTCGCTGGAGCTCTGGTGTAAATGGAGGCAGCGGAGGAGGTGGTAGCGGTGGCGGAGGCTCCGGggcaggtggagcaggaggagggggaagcagcgggggtggaggtggtggtggagggggcagcagtggaggaggtgggggcacCTCGGGCAGGTCCTCGACCGCTGCCCGGGACTCCCGCAGACAGACCCGGGTGATCCGCACCGGCAGGGACCGCGGCTCTGGCCTGCTGGGTAGCCAGCCCCAGCCTGTCATCCCTGCTTCAGTCATCCCAGAGGAACTAATTTCTCAG GCCCAGGTGGTCCTGCAGGGCAAGTCCAGGAGCGTCATTATCCGGGAGCTGCAGAGGACCAATTTGGACGTGAACCTGGCAGTCAACAACCTGCTGAGCAGGGATGACGAGGACGGCGACGACGGAGACGACACGGCAAGCGAGTCCTACCTCCCTGGAG AGGACCTCATGTCCCTGTTGGACGCAGACATCCACTCGGCGCACCCCAGTGTCATCATTGATGCCGACGCCATGTTCTCAGAGGACATCAGCTACTTTGGATACCCCTCCTTCAGACgctcctcgctctctcgcctGGGCTCCTCCAGAG AGcgtgactctgagctgctgcGTGAGCGGGAGTCCGTCCTGAGGTTGCGCGAGCGACGCTGGCTGGACGGGGCCTCGTTCGACACCGAGCGGGGCTCCACCAGCCGCGAGGGCGAGCCCAGCCTCGACAAGAAGAGCATCCCTGTGCAGAGCCCCGTGTCCCTGGGGGAGGAGCTCCAGTGGTGGCCTGACAAG GATGGTGTGAAGTTTGTGAGCATCGGGGCCTTGTTCTCTGAGCTGGTCGCCATCAGCTCCAAAGGAGAGCTTTACCAGTGGAAGTGGAGTGAACCCGAACCTTACCGGAACACACAG AACCCTTCAGTTCATCACCCGCGTGTTTCCTTTCTTGGCCTGGCCAATGAAAAGATTACGCTGTTGTCCGCCAACAGCATCAGAGCCACCGTCGCCACAGAGACCAACAAG GTGGCCACCTGGGTGGATGACACACTGAGCACTGTGGCGTCCAAACTGGAGCACAGCGCCCAGACCTTCCCCGAGCTGCAGGGCGAGCGCATCGTATCGCTGCACTGCTGTGCCCTCTATACCTGCGCCCAGCTGGAGAACAGCCTCTACTGGTG GGGAGTGGTGCCTTTTAGTCAGCGTAAGAAGATGCTTGAAAAGGCCAGAGCCAAGAACAAGAAGCCAAAGTCCAGTGCTGGCATCTCCTCGATCCCAAACATCACTGTTGGAACACAG GTGTGCTTGAGAAATAACCCACTCTACCATGCCGGTGCAGTGGCCTTCTCTGTCAATGCTGGAATTCCCAAGGTGGGCGTCCTATTGGAGTCCGTGTGGAACAtgaacgacagctgcaggttccAGCTGCGCTCACCAGAAAGCCTCAAGAACATGGAGAAGACCGCCAAGACCCAGGAAATCAA AGCGGAGAGCAAGTCAGAGCTGGTGAAGACGGAGATgggcccgcccccctcccccgcgtcCACCTGCAGTGACACCTCTTCCATCGCTAGCAGCGCCTCTCTGCCCTACA AACGAAGGCGCTCCACCCCCGCtcccaaggaggaggagaaggtgaacGAGGAGCAGTGGCCCCTGAAGGAGGTGGTCTTtgtggaggacgtcaaaaatgtCCCTGTAGGAAAGG CCGCCCAGGTGCTAAAGGTGGACGGTGCCTATGTTGCGGTGAAGTTCCCCGGGACGTCCAGCAGCGTGAGCAGCCAGGCGACGGCGGTGGCTGCCGACTCTGACCCGTCCTCCCTCCTGCAGGACTGCAGGCTCCTCAGGATAGACGAGCTCCAG GTGGTTAAGACGGGCGGAACTCCCAAAGTTCCTGATTGCTTTCAACGCACGCCTAAGAAACTCTGCATCCCAGAGAAAGCAGAGATCCTCGCTGTGAATGTTGACTCCAAAG GAGTGCATGCGGTGCTGAAAACCGGCAGCTGGGTCAGGTACTGCATCTTCGACCTGGCCACGGGCAAGGCCGAGCAGGAGAACAACTTCCCCACCAGTAACCTGGCCTTCCTGGGGCAGAGCGAGCGCAACGTGGGCATCTTCACCGCAGGACAG GAATCTCCTATCATCCTCCGGGATGGAAATGGTACGATCTACCCTATGGCCAAAGACTGCATGGGTGGAATCCGGGATCCAGATTGGCTGGACCTACCACCCATCGCTAGCCTGGGCATGGGGGTGCACTCCCTGGCCAATCTCCCCTCCAACTCTACCATTAAGAAGAAAGCTGCTATTATTATCATGGCCGTCGAG AAGCAGACCTTGATGCAGCACGTCCTGCGCTGCGACTACGAGGCGTGCCGGCAGTATCTGGTGAATCTGGAGCAGGCCTTTCTGCTGGACCAGAGCGGCCAGGCCCTGGGGTCTCTGCTGGGCCACCGCTGTGACGGCAACCGCAACATCCTCCACGCCGCCGTGTCGGTCTGCTTCCCCGTCAGCAACAAGGAGaccaaggaggaggaag AAGCTGAACGGTCTGAGAGGAACACGTTCGCAGAGCGCCTGTCTGCTGTAGAAGCCATCGCCAACGCCATCTCTGTGGTCTCCAGCAACAGCTCTGGCAACAGGACcggctcctccagcagcagagG GCTTCGGCTGCGTGAGATGATGCGGCGTTCCTTGCGAGCTGCTGGTCTTGGTCGCCATGAGTCGGGCCCGTCCTCCAGTGACCATCAGGACCCGGTGTCCCCACCTATTGCCCCTCCCAGCTGGGTGCCCGACCCGCCCCCCATGGACCCTG ATGGTGACATTGACTTCATCCTCGCCCCAGCCGTGGGCTCACTCACTACAGCCGCCACCGGCACCAGTCAGGGTCCCAGTACCTCCACCGTACCAG GTCCGTCCTCAGAGCCGTCTGTGGTGGAGTCTAAAGACAGGAAGGCCAACGCCCACCTCATCCTCAAGCTGATGTGTGACAGCGTTGTTCTGCGGCCACACCTGCGAGAGCTGCTCTCTGCCAA GGACGCCCGTGGAATGACACCATTTATGCTGGCGGTCAGTGGGAGAGCCTACCCTGCTGCTATCACTGTTCTGGAGGCTGCTCAGAAAATGGCCAAGG TGGGCGACCCGGGCAtcgtggagaaggaggacgcAGACTCTGTGTTCATGGAGATGATCTGCCCCTCCGGGACCAACCCGGACGACTCCCCGCTATATGTCCTCTGCTGCAACGACACCTGTAGCTTCACCTGGACCGGAGCGGAGCACATCAATCAG GATATTTTTGAGTGCCGAACCTGTGGCTTGCTGGAGTCTCTCTGCTGCTGTACGGAGTGTGCAAGAGTGTGCCACAAGGGACACGATTGCAA ACTTAAGAGGACTTCTCCCACTGCATACTGTGATTGCTGGGAGAAATGCAAGTGCAAAACACTAATCGCTGGCCAGAAGGCGGCTCGGCTGGACCTTCTGTACAGGCTCCTCACGACCACGGACCTGGTCACCACACCAAACAGCAG GGGAGAGCACATTCTGCTGTTCCTGGTGCAGACTGTTGCCAGGCAGAGCGTGGAGCACTGCCAGTACAGACCGCCACGCATTCGAGAAGACCGGAACCGCAAAGCAGCCAATGCAGAAG actCTGACATGCCGGACCACGACCTGGAGCCGCCGCGCTTCGCCCAGCTGGCTCTAGAGCGAGTCCTGCAGGACTGGAACGCCCTCAAGTCCATGATCATGTTCGGCTCGCAGGAAAACAAAGACCC GCTCAGCGCCAGCAGCAGAATCGCCCACCTTCTGCCTGAGGAGCAGGTCTATCTGAACCAGCAGAGCGGCACCATACGACTGGACTGCTTCACACACTGCCTCATCGTCAAGTGTGCTCCTGACATTACT TTCATCGACACTCTCCTGGGAACACTGGTGAAGGAGCTGCAGAACAAGTACACGCCCGGCCGTCGGGACGAGGCCATCGCCGTAACGCGGAGGTTCCTGCGCTCCGTCGCCCGCGTCTTCGTCATCCTCAGCGTGGAGATGGCCTCTTCGAAGAAAAAGAA CAACTTCATTCCCCAGCCCATCGGAAAGTGCCGGCGTGTGTTCCAAGCCCTTCTGCCGTACGCCGTGGAGGAGCTGTGCAACGTGGCTGAGTCGCTGATCGTCCCCGTGCGCATGGGCATCGCCAGGCCCACCGCGCCCTTCACCCTGGCCAGCACCAGCATCGACGCCGTGCAGGGCAGCGAGGAGCTCTTCTCTGTGGAGCCCCTGCCCCCGAGACCCTCCCCAGACCAGTCCAGCAG CTCCAGCCAGACGGCGTCCTCCTACATCATCCGGAACCCCCAGCCGCGACGCAGCAGCCAATCCCAGCCCgtcagagggagggatgaggagcAGGATGACATTGTCTCTGCAGACGTGGAAGAG GTTGAGGTTGTGGAGGGTGTGGCCGGGGAAGAAGATCACCATGACGACCAGGAGGAGCAAGGAGAGGAGAATGCGGAGGCTGAGGGCCAGCATGATGAGCATGACGAGGACG GAAGTGACATGGAGTTGGATCTGCTGGCGGCAGCAGAAACCGAGAGCGATAGCGAaagtaaccatagcaaccagGACAACGCCAGCGGCCGCAGGAGTGTAGTCACGGCAGCCACAGCTGGCTCTGAAGCAG GCAGTAGGGTGTCCCTGGCATTTCCTATTTTTG gtGCCAGCAGTGTGCCTGCCTTCTTTTCAGAGGACGACTCCCAGTCCAACGACTCGAGCGACtctgacagcagcagcagccagagcGATGACGTGGAGCAGGAGACCTTCCTGCTGGACGAGCCCCTGGAGAGGACCACCAGCGCCTCCCACGCCAACAGCGCCGCCCAGGCGCCGCGCTCCATGCAGTGGGCCGTACGCAACGCGCCCAGCCAGCGAGCCGCCGGCAACGGCCTACCCAACACCTCCACGCCGGCCggtacgcgtgtgt CGAGCTCCACGGGCCTGATCTACATCGACCCCTCCAACCTGCGGCGCTCCAGCGCCATTAGCTCCagcgcagcggcggcggcggccctggAGGCTAGCAACTCCAGCAGCTACCTGACATCTGCCAGCAGCCTGGCCCGCGCCTACAGCATCGTCATCAGGCAGATCTCCGACCTCATGAGCCTCATCCCCAAATACAACCATCTGGTGTACTCCCAATACCCTGCTGCTGTCAAGCTCACCTACCAGGACGCCGTCAGCCTGCAG AACTACGTGGAGGACAAGCTCATCCCCACCTGGAACTGGATGGTGTCCATCATGGACTCCACGGAGGCCCAGCTGCGTTACGGCTCGGCGCTGTCCTCCGCCGGGGACCCGGGTCACCCCAGCCACCCGCTGCACGCCTCGCAGCACTCGGCACGGCGGGAGCGCCTCACCGCCCGGGAGGAGGCCAGCCTCCGCACGCTGGAGGGACGCAG ACGAGCCGCCACCCTGCTCACCGCGCGCCAAGGAATGATGTCCGCCCGCGGGGACTTCCTCAACTACGCCCTGTCCCTGATGCGCTCGCACAACGACGAGCACTCGGACGTGCTCCCTGTGCTGGACGTGTGCTCCCTGAAGCACGTGGCCTACGTCTTCCAGGCCCTAATCTACTGGATCAAAGCCATGAACCAGCAGACCACCCTGGAGACCCCGCAGATGGACCGCAAACG AAACCGTGAGATTCTTGAGCTTGGTCTGGACAACGAGGACTCTGAACATGAGAATGACGACGACACCAATCAAA GCTCCACTTTGCAGGACAAGGACGATGATCCGGTTCCAGCCGAGACCGGCCAGAACCATCCCTTCTTCCGTCGCTCCGACTCCATGACCTTCTTGGGTTGCATCCCGCCCAACCCCTTCGAGGTGCCCCTGGCCGAGGCCATCCCCCTGGCGGACCAGCCACACCTCCTGCAG CCTAATGCCAGGAAGGAGGACCTGTTTGGCCGTCCCTCTCAAGGCCTGTACTCCTCCTCTTACATGGCCACCAAAGGCCTGGCCGAGGCCAGCATGGACAGGAACTGCCTGGAGGTAAACATGGGCTCCTCtgtaccctcctcctctcag ATCTTGCCCACCAAGATGTCGTACTCGGCCAACCTGAAGAACGTCATGAGCATGGAGACGGGCCAGCGGGGCCCCGAGGACCACCTGGCAGCCGCCCAGGAGCTGGAGGCCCCCAAGCCGGGGCCCTCCCCGCACGACCTGGCCGCCCAGCTGAAGAGCAGCCTGCTGGCCGAGATCGGTCTGACCGAGAGCGAAGGCCCCCCGCTGCCCTCATTTAGGTATGTCCCGtccgtggtggtggggggggggctacaagTCAGCTCATGTAAATCTCTTTCTGTCATGACGATCCACAACGTGATTTGCATGTAG